Proteins from a single region of Streptomyces spectabilis:
- a CDS encoding GlxA family transcriptional regulator, which produces MLRNVAAVALDGVHPFELGVVSEVFGLDRSDEGLPVYDFALVSAEGPTLSTHAGFTISTPYGLDRLEEADLITVPAGDSYVTRDFPPALLDALRRATDRGTRVLSVCTGAFVLAAAGLLDGRRCAVHWRHADELTRRCPRAVVEPDVLYVDEDPVITSAGTAAGIDAALHLVRRENGAEVANAIARRMIVPPHRDGGQAQYIERPLPRARCDTVGGVLAWMERHLDRELTVDLLAARAHMSPRTFARRFKEETGTTPYRWLLRQRLLRAQELLEVTDQTVDAVAWRSGFANAAALRHQFVRVLGTTPNAYRRTFRGPGAESAA; this is translated from the coding sequence ATGTTGAGGAACGTGGCCGCCGTCGCGCTCGACGGCGTGCACCCCTTCGAACTCGGCGTCGTGTCCGAGGTGTTCGGCCTCGACCGCAGCGACGAGGGCCTGCCGGTGTACGACTTCGCGCTCGTCTCGGCCGAGGGCCCCACGCTCTCCACGCACGCCGGCTTCACCATCTCCACGCCGTACGGCCTCGACCGCCTTGAGGAGGCCGACCTCATCACCGTGCCCGCGGGCGACTCCTATGTGACGCGGGACTTCCCGCCCGCGCTGCTCGACGCCCTGCGCCGCGCCACCGACCGCGGCACCCGGGTGCTCAGCGTCTGCACCGGCGCCTTCGTGCTCGCGGCGGCCGGGCTCCTGGACGGGCGGCGCTGCGCGGTGCACTGGCGGCACGCCGACGAGCTGACGCGCCGCTGTCCGCGCGCCGTCGTCGAGCCGGACGTGCTGTACGTCGACGAGGACCCGGTGATCACCTCCGCGGGCACCGCGGCGGGCATCGACGCCGCCCTGCACCTGGTCCGCAGGGAGAACGGCGCGGAGGTCGCCAACGCCATCGCCCGCCGGATGATCGTGCCGCCGCACCGCGACGGCGGCCAGGCCCAGTACATCGAGCGTCCGCTGCCGCGCGCCCGCTGCGACACCGTCGGCGGCGTCCTGGCGTGGATGGAGCGCCACCTCGACCGGGAGCTGACCGTCGACCTGCTCGCGGCCCGCGCCCATATGTCGCCGCGCACCTTCGCCCGCCGCTTCAAGGAGGAGACCGGCACCACGCCGTACCGCTGGCTGCTGCGCCAACGCCTGCTCCGCGCCCAGGAGTTGCTGGAGGTCACGGACCAGACCGTGGACGCGGTCGCCTGGCGCTCCGGCTTCGCGAACGCGGCCGCGCTGCGCCATCAGTTCGTCCGCGTGCTCGGCACGACGCCGAACGCCTACCGGCGCACGTTCCGCGGCCCCGGGGCCGAGTCCGCG